The proteins below are encoded in one region of Flavobacteriales bacterium:
- a CDS encoding T9SS type A sorting domain-containing protein produces MPSDLGYARVPNGKGAFIVQNHTFNANNGEETSIVENPNSQLHVFPNPANDNLTIQIPFAQNIKAYDLLGKEYLNLSQIRTSVNVKTTSWPKGVYILTVDNESRKIIIQ; encoded by the coding sequence TTGCCTTCAGACTTGGGTTATGCTAGAGTGCCAAATGGCAAAGGGGCATTTATAGTTCAAAACCATACGTTTAATGCTAATAACGGAGAAGAAACATCAATTGTAGAAAATCCAAATAGTCAATTACACGTTTTTCCAAATCCTGCTAATGATAATTTGACCATTCAAATTCCGTTTGCACAAAATATAAAAGCCTATGACCTTCTTGGAAAAGAATACTTAAACCTAAGTCAAATACGAACAAGTGTAAACGTTAAGACTACATCTTGGCCTAAAGGGGTTTATATTCTTACAGTTGATAACGAATCACGAAAAATAATTATACAATAA